A single Perognathus longimembris pacificus isolate PPM17 chromosome 17, ASM2315922v1, whole genome shotgun sequence DNA region contains:
- the Med11 gene encoding mediator of RNA polymerase II transcription subunit 11 has product MTTYSLANERLRALEDIEREIGAILQNAGTVILELSKEKTNERLLDRQAAAFTASVQHVEAELSAQIRYLTQVATGQPHEGSSYSSRKDCQMALKRVDYARLKLGDVARTCEQMLEN; this is encoded by the exons ATGACTACCTACAGCCTGGCGAACGAGCGACTGCGCGCCCTGGAAGATATAGAACGGGAAATCGGCGCCATCCTTCAGAATGCAG GGACGGTGATCCTGGAGCTGTCGAAGGAAAAGACCAACGAGCGGCTTCTTGACCGGCAGGCGGCGGCCTTCACCGCCTCGGTGCAGCATGTGGAGGCGGAGCTGTCGGCTCAGATCCGCTACCTCACCCAG GTGGCCACAGGACAACCCCATGAAGGCTCCAGTTACTCTTCCAGGAAGGACTGTCAAATGGCTCTGAAACGAGTAGATTATGCCCGCCTCAAGCTTGGTGATGTGGCACGAACCTGTGAACAGATGTTGGAGAACTGA